A genomic segment from Zygotorulaspora mrakii chromosome 1, complete sequence encodes:
- the LUG1 gene encoding Lug1p (similar to Saccharomyces cerevisiae YLR352W; ancestral locus Anc_4.185): MVHIMSTGNDLPAEIVYQILSFQFMDLMSNDHPGNSEKFNENLRTFIRSNLTVNRTFHHICRVLIYRYCNLTTAKRFHSLLGTLRNNKQLRNIVQIADFQELTSIGLGRTGEMNKMIKNLTNETVLEFLTLTQSTLREFLACEHIQDDLDENVIHFLLRPGTVLSVLDFCGCSGQKFTDSFVEALAKLYRFDKDRNKSVAREENFQISCLGLNDCTDLPPSVLTGILQMLPELQKLDLGHTSVDDDTLMNGVPHLKNLTHLSLAMCFKLSPRGLLEFFSHHPAVTDENNSETLKWLNLSCTLHSSAFTEVHTMFLLKKLCQYGHNKTLQYLNIGGMPLHESHERTAVRSTHYYLYHDSLHFIKNNFPELKSLSIRGNNVTIPTLCEFLSPSLAPPDEQEADVDNDEDRKVQQLKFLNISSNANVNKWTIQDPSLFTCSPSLVALEISFDAWQQIEKGNEKHEINALCYKNPNALIKDTTDAKSVKWKCYIDSTYGRRYWIHKVDDFLNRGDLDTTGSLVNYDSEGHKIIKIVKQPDFLKFAQTKIMLGCGIVPFSGIRRKECYRDLKPPISQFFTRNGGVTCGNTATPILTPRLPPGGWRLIHHDDGNNNNTGDAILEQDEDHVSEGHQEQEGDEFDDSTSSVSSNRILSPSSRLGSRGGFRDGLYWDRSMQNLNTLSDNVQLRNLAEEQMLSTQPQDLIENLEEQVEENDDEYLFDVALQRRRSQLNLFRHDMSHRSLDQRRFERDSSTSVLYPAKRPKNYFQEKPEEFFYDPKYPQTTLKYRIHFQIVNEYEVFGCVERGMYRYYSLKM, translated from the coding sequence ATGGTCCATATTATGTCCACAGGAAATGACCTACCGGCAGAAATTGTTTATCAGATTCTTAGTTTCCAGTTCATGGACCTTATGAGCAATGATCACCCTGGgaattctgaaaaattcaacgAAAATCTTCGAACCTTTATCAGGAGTAATCTCACTGTTAATAGGACATTCCATCATATTTGTAGAGTACTGATATATCGGTATTGCAATTTAACTACAGCTAAAAGATTTCATAGTTTACTAGGCACTTTGAGAAATAATAAACAGCTGCGAAATATTGTACAAATAGcagattttcaagaattaaCGTCGATAGGTCTGGGTAGAACTGGTGagatgaacaaaatgatTAAAAATTTAACAAATGAGACTGTCCTGGAGTTTTTAACCCTGACGCAAAGCACTCTACGAGAGTTTCTGGCATGTGAGCATATTCAAGATGATTTGGATGAGAATGTAATCCACTTCCTGTTACGACCAGGCACTGTATTGAGTGTACTGGACTTTTGTGGCTGCTCAGGACAAAAGTTTACTGATAGCTTCGTCGAAGCTCTTGCGAAGCTATATCGTTTTGACAAAGACAGAAATAAATCAGTAGCTAGGGaggaaaattttcaaatttcgTGTCTAGGATTGAATGATTGCACAGATTTGCCGCCCTCAGTGTTGACTGGAATATTGCAAATGTTGCCTGAGTTACAAAAGCTAGATTTGGGCCATACTTCTGTTGACGATGACACATTAATGAACGGGGTGCcacatttgaaaaaccTTACTCATCTTTCATTGGCAATGTGTTTCAAGCTATCTCCGAGAGGTCTattggaatttttcagtCATCACCCTGCAGTAACAGATGAGAACAACAGCGAGACGTTGAAATGGTTGAATCTGTCCTGTACTCTCCATTCTTCCGCATTCACCGAAGTACATACcatgtttcttttgaagaaattatgTCAGTACGGTCATAACAAAACTTTGCAGTATTTGAACATCGGAGGTATGCCTTTGCATGAGTCACATGAAAGAACAGCTGTCAGATCAACGCATTATTATCTTTATCACGACTCGTTGCATTTCATTAAAAATAACTTTCCAGAACTGAAGAGCTTGAGTATCAGGGGAAACAATGTGACCATTCCAACTTTATGCGAATTTTTGTCACCATCACTTGCACCTCCCGACGAACAGGAAGCAGATGTGgacaatgatgaagacAGAAAAGTGCAGCAGCTTAAATTTCTAAACATCAGTAGCAATGCTAATGTAAATAAATGGACTATTCAGGATCCTTCACTTTTTACATGCTCTCCCAGTCTCGTAGCTTTGGAAATTTCATTCGATGCTTGGCAACAAATCGAAAAAGGTAACGAGAAACATGAGATCAATGCCTTGTGTTATAAGAACCCAAACGCTCTAATAAAAGATACAACAGATGCGAAATCTGTGAAATGGAAATGCTATATCGATTCAACATACGGAAGGAGATACTGGATTCATAAAGTGGATGATTTTTTAAATCGTGGTGACTTGGATACTACCGGTAGCTTGGTAAACTACGATTCTGAGGGTCACAAGATAATAAAAATTGTCAAACAGcctgattttttgaaatttgcaCAAACAAAGATCATGTTAGGTTGCGGTATCGTTCCTTTCAGTGGAatcagaagaaaagagtgCTATAGAGACTTGAAACCTCCCATCTCTCAGTTTTTTACAAGAAATGGCGGAGTAACTTGCGGCAACACCGCTACACCGATACTTACTCCTCGACTTCCACCAGGTGGATGGAGACTTATTCATCATGATGATGgcaacaataataatacaGGTGATGCAATCCTGGAACAAGATGAAGATCATGTGTCTGAGGGACACCAAGAGCAAGAAGGTGACGAATTTGACGATTCAACCAGTTCTGTTTCAAGTAACCGGATTCTTTCTCCTTCGTCAAGATTGGGAAGTCGCGGAGGATTTAGGGACGGGCTATATTGGGACCGCTCGATGCAGAATTTAAATACACTTTCAGATAATGTGCAGCTTCGCAATTTGGCAGAGGAGCAAATGCTTTCTACACAACCACAAGATCTAATTGAAAACTTGGAAGAGCAAGTTGAGGAAAATGATGACGAGTATCTTTTTGATGTGGCACTGCAACGTAGGCGATCTCAATTAAACCTATTTAGGCATGACATGTCACATCGCTCACTTGATCAAAGGcgatttgaaagagattCGTCGACCTCTGTTTTATATCCTGCTAAAAGACCAAAGAactattttcaagaaaagcCAGAAGAATTCTTTTACGATCCAAAATATCCTCAAACAACACTAAAATATagaattcattttcagatAGTTAATGAATATGAAGTGTTTGGTTGTGTTGAACGTGGAATGTACAGATATTACAGCCTGAAGATGTAG
- a CDS encoding uncharacterized protein (Ty-like element, ribosomal frameshifting) has translation MSNQVTIDNAEENILYKYGSAAKVPFSMSREAEDSLFTSRGKSNSSEISNNGTDPNLSDSQRDFPSLQPSIPASVDNKQEGSPKSSAYDAGYQHTGSTQGYTYPYPWPSPYPPIAPPMVPPMGNGMFNWNMNADGIKYIPATSYETFMYQQKLLNDQFKQYRKFYDQRSEDDTTSESAKESNNEQVLPDLDEISNPSEFPRWMRSFKRFLEDNKLGDIIPDRLNESERDATKSEKAFIINSFKTYVKETAYPKSVKDAIKRGHDLFRIILCHVSEDSNLRSAIWRELTTISYDGSADSYYYTSRVKELYSQLKATNSNIPEDIICEYLLKNLHGQYAKIRENHYLEYDLNTIAGISKCVLRTYDRLIKNKKHTSETSPSVTNRHCYKCSSEGHFAPQCPNVKDKLPKPSINSRKEKKSYHRKGIHKIGLTRDTELLGILQNSKKKRPSMTKTPQTGELVEDNQHLLIDSGAAISVIRDPGLLHNINKHPNIGIADAQDREIPISVSGDLQLSFPGTSIIHTEAVASTVPHVDILSLHELQKNGITVDFNNSQVTNNKGKMVARIKKIGPYYWIPAKYIHKPHKKLNVMNVQKQPLFPMEFIHRLLGHVNIKTLRDSIKQGMLTNLSMDDIDWSGYSNFQCEDCVSGKSKKHKHLVGSRLTYQKSYQPFEFLHTDIFGPVPHMPTSSPSYFMAFTDEATRFRWVFGLWNKEAETVTSKFRELVNMVKTQFNTKVRSFQMDRGSEYTNKTIRNFFKEYGIIPCYTSVGDSKANGVAERLNYTLLDDCRTLLRSSNLPLHLWFYAVQFSTLMRNSLITSSVGTSSRAKAGLTGLDVSTILPFGQRVMVNNPPKNKLRPRGIVGFALTPSAESHGYLIYIPSKHTVTDTTNYLIIRGDPHDRTDDADAVIAPLLDQLEARQDGEFDNNMSTHSGGMEMDVSIHSGGTIHQRPVSPTPTADNLSTSSGGNDPIQTGTTDTTEVIPEYIPEGNNDVLGPDIHDDPPEHTSDEIADNIEEHGSNMINEDPRINLQSANHAVTYDDTEGDDQPTQNEPTSNPINDPANDHPSSAIIDNTKTPDPIPDTVSRRTINNDIDPSSAIASTVGIQASAYDDVAPTTEDERTTSSTSTAELDPLPSEEESPAPESTTVATPDSETPESISNVGGNDQSPEVNAKSLEERKNRIFQYRNGDIPRVKPPSTKRKSSLALGEIEDRTQRKRPKRHILYVNAVHSNPTPHIKPSLSYYEAIVNNDDKNDAKGYNEAYMKEYDQLIKMKTWDPNKPVNEKTIPRQQIINSMFIFNTKRDGRKKCRFVARGDQQKAGTYKEDLKANTVHHYALMTSLNIALDKKMFITQLDISSAYLYAELEEDLYIRAPPHMKLKGKAFKLNKSLYGLKQSGANWYKMIGSYLTNSCNMTELTGWPCVFKDENECFVCLFVDDMIVLSKDIKAANKLVKTLKKKFETKVIHDGKLDENNMATYDILGLEIEYTFGKKMTIGMENSLTEKLPHLGFDIEKDNKKFLVPGTPGEHIHKDNLVVEEDDYKEKVKQMQKAIGLLSYVGYKYRFDILYYVNILAQHTLYPSEQVEKLTKQLLNFVWQSKHKKLIWHANKHTKTNRITAITDASFANEEGFRSQLGHYYCLNGKVIGGRSSSEKLRVISSTEAEIYAVSESVPMLQGVACLVKQIDPSSSLRSKILTDSKPTISIVEDQSEDSRAFRNRFFGTRAFRLRDEARRNDLKFEYIKTEDNYADILTKPTSIAIFKKLTHSWVK, from the exons atgtcaaaccaagttactatcgacaacgccgaagaaaacattctttataaatatgGTAGCGCCGCTAAAGTTCCCTTCTCAATGAGTAGAGAAGCGGAGGATTCTTTGTTTACGTCTCGTGGGAAATCAAACTCTTCGGAAATTAGTAACAATGGCACTGATCCCAACTTGAGTGATTCACAAAGAGACTTTCCTTCGTTGCAACCTTCAATCCCGGCCAGTGTTGATAACAAACAGGAAGGTTCCCCTAAATCAAGCGCATACGATGCGGGTTATCAACACACTGGTTCCACACAAGGTTATACTTACCCTTACCCATGGCCGAGTCCATATCCTCCAATTGCGCCACCAATGGTGCCACCAATGGGGAATGGCATGTTCAACTGGAATATGAATGCTGACGGAATAAAATACATTCCGGCCACTAGCTATGAAACATTCATGTACCAGCAAAAACTGCTGAACGATCAGTTCAAGCAATATCGAAAGTTCTATGACCAGAGATCAGAAGATGATACCACTTCTGAGTCCGCTAAAGAGTCTAACAATGAACAAGTGTTACCAGACTTGGATGAGATCAGTAATCCTTCGGAATTTCCCAGATGGATGAgatcattcaaaagatttctggAAGACAACAAACTAGGTGATATCATACCTGACAGATTAAATGAATCTGAGAGGGATGCCACGAAAAGCGAAAAGgctttcatcattaattccttcaaaacatATGTGAAGGAAACAGCCTATCCAAAGAGCGTCAAAGACGCAATAAAAAGAGGACACGACCTGTTCCGAATTATCCTATGCCATGTATCCGAAGACAGTAACCTTAGATCCGCTATATGGAGAGAACTAACCACAATAAGTTACGACGGATCTGCAGATTCATATTACTATACTAGTAGAGTGAAAGAGCTTTATAGTCAACTTAAAGCAACAAATTCCAACATCCCAGAAGACATAATTTGTGAATACCtgctcaaaaatttgcacGGTCAATATGCAAAGATTAGGGAGAATCATTACCTGGAATACGACCTGAACACAATCGCAGGCATTTCGAAATGTGTATTGCGCACATATGAcagattgataaaaaataagaaacatACATCTGAAACATCACCTTCAGTAACAAACAGACATTGTTACAAGTGTTCCTCTGAGGGCCATTTTGCTCCTCAATGCCCAAATGTCAAAGATAAACTACCAAAACCCTCCATCAATTCACGAAAGGAGAAAAAGTCTTACCATCGTAAGGGTATCCATAAAATCGGACTCACCCGCGACACAGAGTTACTT GGCATTCTCCAgaattcgaagaagaaacgtCCGAGTATGACGAAGACACCACAAACTGGTGAACTAGTTGAAGATAACCAACATCTACTGATTGACTCTGGGGCCGCCATATCAGTAATTCGCGACCCAGGCCTCCTTCACAACATTAATAAACACCCCAATATAGGCATAGCTGACGCGCAAGATCGTGAGATCCCCATAAGTGTCAGTGGTGACCTACAGCTAAGCTTCCCGGGTACCTCCATTATTCACACAGAGGCAGTGGCATCTACAGTGCCACATGTCGACATATTGAGTCTCCATGAGCTCCAAAAAAACGGAATCACCGTCgacttcaacaattccCAAGTAACCAATAATAAAGGGAAAATGGTAGCACGGATCAAAAAGATCGGACCTTACTATTGGATACCGGCAAAATATATCCATAAACCACACAAAAAGTTGAACGTCATGAACGTTCAAAAACAACCATTGTTCCCTATGGAATTTATACATCGGCTCCTAGGTCATGTCAACATTAAAACTTTAAGAGATTCCATTAAGCAAGGGATGCTGACAAATTTATCCATGGATGACATAGATTGGTCCGGATACTCTAACTTCCAGTGTGAGGATTGTGTGAGCggaaaaagcaaaaagcACAAACACTTGGTGGGTTCCAGATTGACATACCAAAAATCCTATCAACCCTTCGAGTTCTTACATACCGATATTTTTGGACCTGTACCTCACATGCCCACATCGTCACCATCATACTTCATGGCATTCACAGATGAAGCCACGAGATTTAGATGGGTTTTTGGCTTGTGGAataaagaagctgaaaCGGTTACCTCAAAGTTTCGCGAACTGGTAAATATGGTTAAAACCCAGTTCAACACAAAGGTACGCAGCTTCCAAATGGACAGAGGATCCGAATATACTAATAAGACAATTCGTAACTTCTTCAAGGAGTACGGAATAATCCCATGCTACACTTCCGTAGGTGACTCAAAAGCAAACGGAGTAGCTGAACGCCTTAATTATACACTGCTCGATGATTGCCGGACACTGCTTCGCAGTAGCAATCTACCATTACACCTTTGGTTCTATGCAGTGCAGTTCTCGACGCTAATGAGGAACTCATTAATAACGTCCAGTGTTGGCACTTCCTCCAGGGCCAAAGCAGGCCTGACAGGACTAGATGTCAGCActattttaccatttggaCAACGTGTCATGGTAAATAATCCGCCAAAGAACAAACTTAGACCACGGGGTATAGTGGGATTCGCACTCACACCATCCGCGGAATCCCATGGCTATCTAATATACATCCCATCGAAACATACCGTCACTGACACTACGAACTACCTGATAATTCGGGGTGATCCTCATGACAGGACAGATGACGCCGACGCAGTCATTGCTCCCCTACTTGATCAACTCGAAGCCAGACAGGACGGTGAATTCGATAATAATATGTCCACCCATTCGGGTGGTATGGAAATGGATGTGTCAATCCATTCGGGTGGTACCATTCATCAAAGGCCTGTATCACCAACCCCAACAGCCGATAACCTATCTACCTCGTCGGGTGGTAATGACCCTATCCAAACTGGAACCACAGATACAACTGAAGTCATACCAGAGTATATCCCCGAGGGCAACAATGATGTTCTAGGACCAGACATCCATGATGATCCTCCTGAACATACCAGTGACGAGATCGCTGATAATATCGAGGAACATGGTTCAAACATGATCAATGAAGATCCCCGaatcaatcttcaaagcgCAAACCATGCTGTCACCTATGATGATACAGAAGGTGACGATCAGCCCACGCAGAATGAACCAACGTCAAACCCCATAAATGATCCAGCAAACGATCACCCATCGTCCGCCATCATTGACAACACTAAGACACCGGATCCAATTCCCGATACCGTCTCAAGAAGAaccatcaataatgatattgaccCAAGCAGTGCAATTGCATCCACAGTCGGAATACAGGCATCTGCTTACGATGATGTTGCTCCTACTACGGAAGATGAGCGCACCACATCATCGACCTCCACAGCAGAACTCGATCCACTTCCCAGCGAGGAAGAGTCCCCCGCACCAGAGAGTACTACTGTAGCAACTCCCGATAGCGAAACACCTGAGTCTATCTCCAATGTGGGTGGTAACGATCAGTCTCCAGAAGTTAATGCTAAAAGtttagaagaaagaaagaatagaatttttcagtaccGTAATGGCGACATCCCGAGGGTAAAGCCACCAagtacaaaaagaaaaagtagtCTAGCTCTaggtgaaattgaagataggACTCAACGCAAGAGACCAAAGCGTCATATACTTTATGTCAACGCAGTACACTCGAATCCAACTCCTCATATTAAACCCTCCTTAAGTTACTATGAGGCAATtgtcaataatgatgataaaaatgatgcaaaaggATACAACGAAGCCTACATGAAGGAATATGaccaattgatcaaaatgaagacCTGGGATCCTAACAAACCTGTAAATGAAAAGACGATCCCTAGACAACAAATAATAAACTCcatgtttattttcaacactaAGAGAGATGGAAGGAAGAAATGCAGATTCGTTGCAAGAGGTGACCAGCAGAAGGCTGGAACTTACAAAGAAGACCTCAAAGCAAACACGGTACATCATTACGCCCTGATGACCAGTCTCAACATAGCACTagacaagaaaatgtttatcACCCAATTAGACATATCCTCAGCGTACCTATACGctgaattggaagaagatctgTACATCAGAGCACCTCCACACATGAAgctcaaaggaaaagcaTTCAAGTTGAACAAGTCACTATATGGACTTAAGCAGAGCGGAGCGAACTGGTACAAGATGATTGGCAGTTACTTAACCAACTCTTGCAACATGACAGAATTAACCGGTTGGCCATGCGtgttcaaagatgaaaatgaatgtttTGTATGCCTCTTTGTAGACGACATGATCGTCCTGTCTAAAGATATCAAGGCAGCAAACAAACTGGTCAAAActctaaagaaaaagttcgAGACCAAAGTGATCCACGATGGGAAATTAGACGAAAACAACATGGCCACATACGATATTCTAGGACTGGAAATAGAATATACGTTcggaaagaaaatgacaataGGAATGGAAAACTCCTTAACCGAAAAGCTTCCACATTTAGGTTTTGATATCGAAAAGGATAACAAGAAGTTTCTTGTGCCAGGCACACCAGGTGAACACATCCACAAAGATAATCTGGtcgttgaagaagacgactacaaagaaaaggttaAGCAAATGCAGAAGGCTATAGGATTGCTATCATATGTGGGATACAAATATAGATTCGATATTCTATATTATGTGAACATCCTAGCTCAGCATACACTATACCCCTCAGAGCAAGTGGAGAAACTCACCAAACAGCTGTTGAACTTCGTGTGGCAGTCAAAACACAAAAAGCTGATTTGGCATGCCAACAAGCATACCAAGACAAATAGGATTACCGCTATCACTGACGCATCGTTTGCGAATGAAGAAGGATTCCGATCACAATTGGGCCATTACTACTGCCTAAATGGAAAAGTCATCGGTGGGAGATCATCTAGCGAAAAACTGCGTGTCATATCATCTACCGAAGCAGAAATATATGCGGTAAGCGAATCAGTCCCAATGTTACAAGGAGTAGCATGCCTagtaaaacaaattgatccatcatcatcacttaGGTCGAAGATACTAACTGACTCAAAACCTACTATATCAATAGTAGAGGACCAAAGCGAAGATTCAAGAGCGTTCAGAAATCGTTTCTTCGGGACACGAGCTTTCAGGTTAAGAGATGAAGCTAGACGCAACGATCTGAAGTTCGAATACATAAAGACAGAAGATAACTATGCGGACATATTGACCAAGCCTACATCAATAGCCATATTCAAGAAGCTTACTCATTCATGGGTGAAATAG
- the KSS1 gene encoding mitogen-activated serine/threonine-protein kinase KSS1 (similar to Saccharomyces cerevisiae KSS1 (YGR040W); ancestral locus Anc_4.184), with amino-acid sequence MPRTITFDIPAQYKLVALVGEGAYGTVCSAVHKPTGINVAIKKIQPFSKAMFITRTLREIKLLRYFHNHENIISILDKIRPTSIEKLNAVYLVQELMETDLQRIINNYATNPLSDDHIQYFTYQILRALKSIHSAKVIHRDLKPSNLLLNSNCDLKVCDFGLSRCLASSSDSKETLVGFMTEYVATRWYRAPEIMLTFQEYTTAMDIWSCGCILAELVSGKPLFPGRDYHHQLWLILEVTGSPTYEDFESIKSQRAKEYIANIPLKPKLSWDISLNKTGLNPMMLDLLDKMLTFNPNKRISAAEALAHPYLSTYHDPDDEPEYPPLNLEDEFWKLDNEIKSPDDETELSMDTLKLMLYSEIMKPIN; translated from the coding sequence ATGCCGAGGACCATAACTTTCGATATACCCGCACAGTACAAGCTCGTGGCTCTTGTGGGCGAAGGAGCCTATGGGACTGTTTGTTCAGCTGTCCATAAACCCACAGGGATCAATGTTGCTATCAAGAAGATTCAACCGTTTAGTAAAGCGATGTTCATAACACGAACTTTACgtgaaataaaattatTGCGATATTTCCATAACCACGAAAATATCATAAGCATACTGGACAAAATAAGGCCAACGTCCATAGAGAAATTGAATGCTGTATACCTGGTGCAAGAATTAATGGAGACCGACTTGCAAAGGATTATAAACAATTATGCCACAAATCCGTTGAGTGATGATCATATACAGTATTTTACATATCAAATCTTGAGAGCATTAAAATCAATTCACAGTGCCAAAGTGATTCATAGAGACCTTAAACCATCAAATTTGCTACTGAACTCTAATTGCGACTTGAAAGTTTGTGATTTTGGGCTGTCAAGATGTCTAGCAAGTAGTAGTGATTCTAAGGAAACTTTAGTTGGCTTCATGACAGAATATGTGGCCACTAGGTGGTACAGGGCTCCTGAAATTATGTTGACGTTCCAGGAATATACAACAGCTATGGACATATGGTCTTGTGGCTGCATACTAGCAGAGCTTGTATCAGGTAAACCTTTGTTTCCTGGGAGAGATTATCACCATCAATTATGGCTCATATTAGAAGTTACCGGATCTCCCACATATGAggattttgaatcaatcaAATCACAACGTGCTAAGGAATACATAGCTAATATACCCCTGAAACCAAAGTTATCGTGGGATATCTCCCTGAACAAAACGGGCTTGAACCCTATGATGCTCGATCTATTGGATAAGATGTTAACGTTCAATCCAAACAAGAGAATCAGTGCTGCGGAAGCCTTAGCACATCCCTATCTTTCTACATATCACGATCCAGATGATGAACCAGAATATCCTCCGCTAAATTTGGAGGATGAATTCTGGAAACTTGACAATGAGATCAAGAGTCCCGACGATGAGACAGAACTGTCTATGGATACCCTGAAACTAATGCTGTATAGCGAAATAATGAAGCCCATCAATTGA
- the NIT3 gene encoding putative hydrolase (similar to Saccharomyces cerevisiae NIT3 (YLR351C); ancestral locus Anc_4.183): MSKILSQKIKVALIQLACGKPDKSANLQRAGTLIEKAVKDEPDTKLVVLPECFNAPYATDKFRPYAEVIEPESISVKYLSNIASKHKIILVGGSIPELDPKTDKVYNTSVVFNEKGEIIGKHRKAHLFDIDIPNGITFKESLSLTGGDEATTLDTTYGKIGVGICYDMRFPELAMISARKGAFAMIYPAAFNTVTGPMHWKLLARARSIDNQIYTILVSPARNMNSDYHAYGHSMVVNPRGDVIVEAGEGEEIVYADLEPEAIEQFRMGIPITTQRRFDIYKNVA, from the coding sequence ATGTCCAAGATACTATCTCAAAAAATTAAAGTGGCACTAATCCAATTGGCATGCGGGAAGCCAGACAAATCGGCAAACCTGCAAAGAGCTGGAACCTtaattgaaaaagctgTAAAGGACGAACCAGACACTAAATTGGTGGTTCTGCCTGAATGTTTTAATGCACCATATGCTACTGATAAGTTTAGACCATACGCAGAAGTAATAGAACCAGAGTCTATTTCCGTTAAATACCTCTCCAACATTGCCAGCAAGCATAAGATTATCCTAGTCGGAGGTTCAATTCCAGAACTAGACCCAAAGACAGATAAAGTATATAATACTTCAGTTGTTTTCAACGAAAAAGGTGAGATCATCGGGAAGCATAGAAAGGCCCACttgtttgacattgataTTCCAAATGGAATTACATTCAAGGAGAGCTTATCATTAACTGGTGGTGACGAAGCAACTACATTGGATACCACATATGGTAAAATCGGTGTTGGTATTTGCTACGACATGAGATTTCCAGAATTGGCAATGATTAGTGCTAGAAAGGGTGCCTTTGCAATGATATATCCTGCAGCCTTTAACACTGTCACAGGTCCGATGCACTGGAAATTGCTTGCCCGCGCTAGGTCGATTGATAACCAAATATACACTATTTTGGTCTCACCAGCCCGTAATATGAACAGTGATTATCATGCATACGGGCATTCGATGGTAGTCAACCCTCGTGGCGATGTCATTGTTGAAGCAGGCGAAGGTGAAGAGATTGTGTACGCAGATTTGGAACCTGAGGCCATCGAACAATTTAGAATGGGCATTCCAATCACGACACAGAGAAGATTcgatatatataaaaatgttGCGTAG